One window of the Natrinema sp. CBA1119 genome contains the following:
- a CDS encoding glycosyltransferase family 4 protein, which translates to MVEEDILVVNFCVFEEEECEYFTKNQIRDYSHSLSGEFSKVWLVGNIVHREGILTSRIDSDSVEVVPYINNQSNFLTSLLIGIARVIRASYASSSAIVNVPSPGYAPLIIPIALLTNHLSVYVAMNPHDAVDRSQTSFRGRITTRLKHLLNVAHTTLALRLSDSVLVRGDKSRYESYGNVHESRPIISISESEKVGNTNDSFDFLYVGGFYERKGLDILLKAFAQVEKEYEEVRLRIVGDGEQRKELEKLTEYLGIDNQVTFEGYIDDSIELAKVYNQSDVLVLPAKRGEGFPRVIDEAHLYALPVITTDLGHFSNSLTDGENALLASPGSVSSLANQLQRIIQSPKIREKLAENGCERVTRLRNETAADQHAAIVKGEYTSETYS; encoded by the coding sequence ATGGTAGAAGAAGATATTCTGGTTGTGAATTTCTGTGTATTTGAGGAAGAAGAATGCGAATACTTTACAAAGAACCAGATACGGGACTATAGTCATAGTTTAAGTGGTGAATTTAGCAAAGTTTGGTTAGTTGGAAATATCGTTCATCGAGAGGGGATCCTCACCTCTCGAATTGATTCAGATTCAGTAGAGGTAGTTCCCTATATAAATAATCAATCAAACTTTTTGACCTCCCTGTTGATTGGGATAGCAAGAGTGATACGAGCTTCATATGCAAGCTCAAGCGCAATTGTTAATGTTCCATCGCCTGGGTACGCTCCTCTAATAATACCGATTGCGCTTTTAACTAACCATCTATCAGTATATGTCGCAATGAACCCCCATGATGCAGTCGATCGTTCTCAAACAAGTTTTCGTGGGCGTATCACTACAAGGCTGAAGCATTTGCTCAATGTAGCACATACGACGCTTGCTCTCAGATTAAGTGACTCTGTCCTCGTACGTGGCGACAAATCGAGATACGAATCGTACGGTAACGTACACGAATCCAGACCAATCATAAGTATAAGTGAGTCTGAGAAGGTCGGAAATACAAACGATAGTTTCGATTTTCTTTATGTTGGTGGATTTTACGAACGGAAAGGCCTAGATATTTTGCTCAAGGCTTTCGCACAAGTTGAGAAAGAATACGAAGAAGTTCGACTTCGCATTGTCGGTGATGGTGAACAGCGAAAAGAATTAGAGAAATTGACTGAATATTTAGGGATAGATAATCAAGTTACATTTGAAGGGTATATTGATGACTCAATAGAACTCGCAAAAGTATACAACCAATCAGATGTTCTTGTTCTTCCCGCGAAACGTGGCGAGGGATTTCCGCGAGTGATCGACGAAGCACATCTATACGCGCTCCCTGTTATAACAACGGATTTGGGCCATTTCAGTAACTCGCTGACTGATGGCGAAAACGCACTCCTTGCTTCGCCGGGGTCGGTTTCGTCCTTAGCAAACCAGCTGCAGAGGATTATTCAAAGTCCAAAAATCCGAGAAAAGCTAGCAGAAAATGGCTGTGAACGGGTCACTAGATTGAGAAACGAAACTGCCGCAGATCAGCACGCAGCAATAGTAAAGGGCGAATATACGTCGGAGACTTATTCTTGA
- a CDS encoding glycosyltransferase family 4 protein, whose product MKIAHIQHPYFLGLGYQENHLPAKQRKLGHDARIFTSDYLPRTSNGKTIVTGNFTYNGVPTTRLKASPNLTSIGSVGLRGLQAELEQFNPEIIHSHGLYSIYVLQSLWYNFQNDAKLFVDVHIDNDNFHINSLSKYIGYSAHRYLVLPFLKRQVNTFLPVNPYAEQFLTDELGIRSSMVNLLPLGVDTAVFSPDVNSDLLREELGINKGEKVLISAGNLNKTKDLDVLLQAFDSVVDEESNIRLLIVGPGPDEYLREIRELVSDLDLSDQVKFCGEVPHESLSEYYNLADVGIWPGKLGITIIEAIGCGLPVIVCHSTATDFLIANENGMTFERGNSKVLASIISQLISDPDRINSYSKKAIEYAQTELSWQKIAERSIELYQE is encoded by the coding sequence ATGAAAATCGCCCACATTCAGCATCCGTACTTTCTAGGATTAGGATATCAGGAAAACCATCTCCCAGCTAAACAACGTAAGCTTGGTCACGACGCACGAATTTTCACAAGTGACTATCTCCCACGCACATCAAACGGAAAAACCATCGTAACTGGGAATTTTACATACAACGGTGTTCCCACAACACGATTGAAGGCCTCCCCAAATCTAACAAGTATCGGAAGTGTTGGTCTTCGGGGCCTCCAAGCAGAACTGGAACAGTTTAACCCTGAAATCATCCATTCACACGGCCTGTACTCGATCTACGTCCTTCAGAGCTTATGGTACAACTTTCAGAATGACGCAAAGTTATTTGTGGATGTCCATATTGATAACGATAATTTCCACATCAACTCGCTATCTAAGTACATAGGCTATTCTGCTCATCGCTATCTGGTCTTGCCGTTTCTTAAACGGCAAGTAAATACATTTCTGCCAGTAAACCCTTACGCAGAGCAATTTCTGACGGACGAACTGGGGATTCGCTCGTCAATGGTGAACCTACTTCCATTGGGAGTGGATACAGCAGTATTTTCCCCGGACGTTAATTCTGATTTACTTCGGGAAGAACTTGGTATCAACAAGGGTGAGAAAGTACTGATTTCGGCTGGAAACCTAAATAAGACTAAAGATTTGGATGTTTTGCTTCAAGCGTTTGATTCGGTAGTGGACGAAGAGTCCAATATAAGGCTTCTCATCGTTGGGCCCGGACCCGATGAATATCTTCGAGAAATCAGAGAACTTGTGTCCGATCTTGATCTCAGTGATCAAGTGAAATTCTGCGGGGAGGTTCCCCATGAATCGCTCTCAGAGTACTACAATTTAGCTGATGTCGGGATTTGGCCGGGGAAGTTGGGAATCACGATTATTGAGGCAATTGGTTGTGGACTTCCGGTTATAGTCTGCCATAGTACTGCAACGGATTTCTTGATCGCAAATGAGAATGGTATGACTTTCGAACGGGGTAACTCAAAAGTATTGGCGTCAATAATTTCCCAACTGATTTCTGACCCAGATCGAATCAATTCATATTCGAAGAAAGCCATTGAGTACGCTCAAACCGAATTATCTTGGCAGAAAATAGCTGAGCGCAGTATTGAACTCTATCAAGAATAA